The Onthophagus taurus isolate NC chromosome 2, IU_Otau_3.0, whole genome shotgun sequence genome includes a window with the following:
- the LOC111426903 gene encoding GTP-binding protein Di-Ras2 has protein sequence MNNNNTTMSDYERIRIATLGGAGVGKSCIVKRFLMNTYSDRYKSTVEDLYNREYDLGHMTLKVDILDTAGDMQFPAMRRLCIATAHAFLLVYAVTSSPSFESVKQCFAEIREQRADYQEIPIVIAGNKLDLTSTHREVRIEDVSEWVYCELPKLRVKVIECSAKDDINIKEIFRNFLNLSRIMLKDTDESGLKRRSSAYVSASKGARRPGSPAIEKDKKVGESSGSSEAPKAKPRSRSLIRRASRKTKQQIRDAQSTGDECTVS, from the exons ATGAACAACAATAACACGACAATGTCGGATTATGAAAGAATCCGAATAGCGACTTTAGGAGGTGCTGGAGTTGGAAAGAGTTGTATAGTGAAGAGGTTTTTGATGAATACCTATAGCGATCGTTACAAGAGTACCGTTGAGGACCTTTATAACAGAGAGTATGATCTGGGTCATATGACGCTCAAAGTGGATATATTGGACACGGCCGGTGATATGCAATTTCCTGCAATGAGAAGATTATGTATAGCGACCGCACATGCGTTTTTATTGGTTTATGCGGTTACGTCGTCGCCTTCTTTTGAAAGTGTTAAACAGTGCTTTGCTGAGATACGAGAGCAAAGGGCCGATTATCAAGAAATTCCAATTGTTATTGCTGGAAATAAGTTGGATCTTACTTCTACGCATCGAGAAGTTAGGATAGAAGACGTTTCTGAATGGGTTTATTGTGAACTTCCAAAACTTag GGTGAAAGTAATCGAATGTTCAGCAAAAGATGATATCAACATCAAAGAGATATTTCGCAATTTCCTGAACCTGTCCAGAATTATGCTGAAAGATACCGACGAATCAGGTTTGAAACGAAGATCGAGCGCCTACGTTTCGGCTAGCAAAGGGGCCAGAAGACCGGGAAGTCCCGCAATCGAAAAGGATAAAAAGGTAGGCGAGAGCTCTGGCAGTTCGGAAGCCCCGAAGGCGAAACCTCGTTCGAGGTCGCTGATAAGGCGCGCCAGTAGAAAGACCAAACAGCAAATAAGGGATGCTCAAAGCACCGGCGACGAGTGTACTGTTTCGTAA
- the LOC111426900 gene encoding uncharacterized protein isoform X1 yields the protein MVFVRQCMKKDKVGSARRNYKKIGESGFPPGVTVDELYRYRKKKQKDAIQLEDNLYFGEGSYKSIVSEYTRSFHNLFLQELKLPKLTTSDVASRKTWRPDYARYESNYFLKKSLSKGRKSVFDETMDLNEEFDKSLRYSTEIRSKYINHDGFIKQNLIKPLENLKIEGDLLTSTEKAEKFIEYLLFKRQHLLKKPTTLKLEGEMEKNTENREKFVMHDYQQRPPLCKKSTNLHLEGDRIISTENHDKFLPFKVEKRQPLLKMSTNLHLEGDLDLHPEYRDVFVEHKVQKQTPLLPAHNIKIDGTYDINAETKSKESHHPLIPFLRGGDRKFILGDDKDIKYPEYKEKFVLHPKSERPPAYHPSSHLKQRGAMEGMTETREEFVEKRSPRTERRRRSTHLKLEGKRAMTPEYKNAYIDFYETGRRSPVKRIHGRTGNLKTDGEMDINPEYSSSFVNFPRERPNVKRPECHLKNSGEMHHLTEKEAVYVQHKDFHKSELIKHEPELKLEGRFECQPEYRKAYRDYLIRERVQRKPRPIDNLIISKKKEDEKKPIEDTLNKPHKSKRDSKSSDSKSYIPVSVKKPAATSSSSDDRKRSSASTMSSITSKLNLKSSKLPLPKPKLVVPKSSTNSSSSRLSRSLSPTTRKPTNLRRKSSTKLVKSKSSQRMVSPEVVHRSRVGSRFSSPVRVEDLAYQPITSPLPWIIRDVSPDKRLWHDRKSKNKAFVVLDRQVHNNSCCCTGGEGLYKEQRWMPSWYTPT from the exons ATGGTTTTTGTTAGACAGTGTAT GAAAAAAGACAAAGTGGGGAGTGCAAGAAGGAATTATAAGAAAATTGGTGAAAGTGGCTTTCCACCAGGAGTAACCGTCGATGAACTTTACAGATACAGAAAGAAAAAGCAGAAag ATGCAATCCAACTAGAGGATAACCTTTACTTCGGTGAAGGTTCCTATAAGTCAATCGTATCTGAATACACCAGAAGTTttcacaatttatttttacaagaaCTTAAATTACCAAAATTAACTACTTCT GATGTAGCTTCTCGCAAAACATGGAGACCTGATTACGCAAGATATGAAagtaattatttcttaaaaaaaagtttatcaaAAGGACGAAAGTCCGTTTTTGATGAAACAATGGATTTGAATGAAGAATTCGATAAAAG TTTGCGATATTCAACAGAAATTCgttcaaaatatataaatcacGACGGATTCATAAaacaaaatcttataaaaccattagaaaatttaaaaatagaaggtGATCTTTTGACTTCTACCGAAAAAGCTGAAAAATTCATCGAGTACTTACTTTTTAAACGACAACATCTTTTGAAGAAACCGACTACGTTGAAATTAGAGGGTGAGATGGAAAAGAATACCGAGAATAgggaaaaatttgttatgcATGATTACCAACAACGACCTCCGTTGTGCAAGAAGTCGACTAATCTGCATTTGGAGGGTGATAGAATAATCAGCACGGAGAATCATGACAAGTTTTTACCGTTCAAGGTGGAAAAGCGACAACCCCTATTGAAAATGTCGACGAATTTGCATTTGGAAGGCGACCTAGATTTACACCCTGAGTATAGGGACGTATTTGTGGAACATAAGGTACAAAAACAAACCCCTTTACTACCGGCgcataatattaaaattgatggaaCATATGATATTAATGCAGAAACGAAATCTAAAGAGTCACATCATCCtttaattccttttttaaGAGGTGGTGATCGAAAATTTATCTTAG GCGATGATAAAGACATAAAATATCCAGagtacaaagaaaaatttgtattacATCCAAAATCAGAAAGACCACCAGCTTATCATCCCAGTAGTCATTTAAAACAACGTGGAGCCATGGAAGGGATGACAGAAACAAGAGAAGAATTTGTAGAAAAACGATCACCGAGAACAGAGCGTCGTAGAAGATCGACACACTTAAAGTTGGAGGGGAAAAGGGCTATGACTCCAGAATATAAGAATGCCTACATCGATTTTTACGAAACCGGAAGGCGTTCGCCGGTGAAACGAATACATGGAAGAACAGGAAACTTGAAAACCGATGGTGAAATGGATATTAATCCGGAATATTCCAGTTCATTCGTAAACTTTCCAAGGGAAAGACCGAACGTGAAGCGTCCTGAATGCCACTTGAAAAATTCTGGGGAA ATGCATCATTTAACAGAAAAAGAAGCCGTTTATGTACAACATAAGGATTTCCATAAATCCGAGCTTATCAAACATGAACCAGAATTGAAGCTTGAAGGAAGATTTGAGTGTCaacctgaatatcgcaaagcTTATAGAGATTATTTGATAAGAGAAAGAGTCCAACGCAAACCTAGACCGAtagacaatttaataatttcaaagaaaaaagaagatgAAAAGAAACCAATTGAAGACACTCT gaATAAACCTCATAAATCAAAACGTGATTCAAAATCATCAGATTCAAAGTCATACATTCCTGTATCAGTTAAAAAACCAGCAGCAACTTCATCATCGTCAGATGATCGCAAACGTTCTTCAGCGAGTACAATGAGTAGTATCAcctcaaaattgaatttgaaatcCAGTAAATTACCTCTTCCAAAACCAAAATTGGTGGTACCAAAAAGTAGCACAAATTCTTCTTCCTCGCGGTTGTCAAGATCTCTTAGTCCAACAACTCGAAAACCCACCAATTTAAGAAGAAAAAGTAGTACAAAATTGGTTAAATCTAAATCATCCCAAAGAATGGTTTCTCCGGAAGTTGTCCATCGAAGCAGAGTTGGTTCAAGATTTTCAAGTCCAGTGAGAGTTGAAGATTTAGCTTATCAACCAATCACTTCACCTTTACCGTGGATTATAAGAGATGTTAGTCCTGATAAACGATTATGGCACGATaggaaatctaaaaataaggCTTTCGTTGTTTTGGATAGACAGGTACATAATAATAGTTGTTGTTGTACTGGAGGTGAGGGTCTTTATAAGGAACAAAGATGGATGCCCTCTTGGTATACACCaacataa
- the LOC111426900 gene encoding uncharacterized protein isoform X2 produces MNFTDTERKSRKDVASRKTWRPDYARYESNYFLKKSLSKGRKSVFDETMDLNEEFDKSLRYSTEIRSKYINHDGFIKQNLIKPLENLKIEGDLLTSTEKAEKFIEYLLFKRQHLLKKPTTLKLEGEMEKNTENREKFVMHDYQQRPPLCKKSTNLHLEGDRIISTENHDKFLPFKVEKRQPLLKMSTNLHLEGDLDLHPEYRDVFVEHKVQKQTPLLPAHNIKIDGTYDINAETKSKESHHPLIPFLRGGDRKFILGDDKDIKYPEYKEKFVLHPKSERPPAYHPSSHLKQRGAMEGMTETREEFVEKRSPRTERRRRSTHLKLEGKRAMTPEYKNAYIDFYETGRRSPVKRIHGRTGNLKTDGEMDINPEYSSSFVNFPRERPNVKRPECHLKNSGEMHHLTEKEAVYVQHKDFHKSELIKHEPELKLEGRFECQPEYRKAYRDYLIRERVQRKPRPIDNLIISKKKEDEKKPIEDTLNKPHKSKRDSKSSDSKSYIPVSVKKPAATSSSSDDRKRSSASTMSSITSKLNLKSSKLPLPKPKLVVPKSSTNSSSSRLSRSLSPTTRKPTNLRRKSSTKLVKSKSSQRMVSPEVVHRSRVGSRFSSPVRVEDLAYQPITSPLPWIIRDVSPDKRLWHDRKSKNKAFVVLDRQVHNNSCCCTGGEGLYKEQRWMPSWYTPT; encoded by the exons ATGAACTTTACAGATACAGAAAGAAAAAGCAGAAag GATGTAGCTTCTCGCAAAACATGGAGACCTGATTACGCAAGATATGAAagtaattatttcttaaaaaaaagtttatcaaAAGGACGAAAGTCCGTTTTTGATGAAACAATGGATTTGAATGAAGAATTCGATAAAAG TTTGCGATATTCAACAGAAATTCgttcaaaatatataaatcacGACGGATTCATAAaacaaaatcttataaaaccattagaaaatttaaaaatagaaggtGATCTTTTGACTTCTACCGAAAAAGCTGAAAAATTCATCGAGTACTTACTTTTTAAACGACAACATCTTTTGAAGAAACCGACTACGTTGAAATTAGAGGGTGAGATGGAAAAGAATACCGAGAATAgggaaaaatttgttatgcATGATTACCAACAACGACCTCCGTTGTGCAAGAAGTCGACTAATCTGCATTTGGAGGGTGATAGAATAATCAGCACGGAGAATCATGACAAGTTTTTACCGTTCAAGGTGGAAAAGCGACAACCCCTATTGAAAATGTCGACGAATTTGCATTTGGAAGGCGACCTAGATTTACACCCTGAGTATAGGGACGTATTTGTGGAACATAAGGTACAAAAACAAACCCCTTTACTACCGGCgcataatattaaaattgatggaaCATATGATATTAATGCAGAAACGAAATCTAAAGAGTCACATCATCCtttaattccttttttaaGAGGTGGTGATCGAAAATTTATCTTAG GCGATGATAAAGACATAAAATATCCAGagtacaaagaaaaatttgtattacATCCAAAATCAGAAAGACCACCAGCTTATCATCCCAGTAGTCATTTAAAACAACGTGGAGCCATGGAAGGGATGACAGAAACAAGAGAAGAATTTGTAGAAAAACGATCACCGAGAACAGAGCGTCGTAGAAGATCGACACACTTAAAGTTGGAGGGGAAAAGGGCTATGACTCCAGAATATAAGAATGCCTACATCGATTTTTACGAAACCGGAAGGCGTTCGCCGGTGAAACGAATACATGGAAGAACAGGAAACTTGAAAACCGATGGTGAAATGGATATTAATCCGGAATATTCCAGTTCATTCGTAAACTTTCCAAGGGAAAGACCGAACGTGAAGCGTCCTGAATGCCACTTGAAAAATTCTGGGGAA ATGCATCATTTAACAGAAAAAGAAGCCGTTTATGTACAACATAAGGATTTCCATAAATCCGAGCTTATCAAACATGAACCAGAATTGAAGCTTGAAGGAAGATTTGAGTGTCaacctgaatatcgcaaagcTTATAGAGATTATTTGATAAGAGAAAGAGTCCAACGCAAACCTAGACCGAtagacaatttaataatttcaaagaaaaaagaagatgAAAAGAAACCAATTGAAGACACTCT gaATAAACCTCATAAATCAAAACGTGATTCAAAATCATCAGATTCAAAGTCATACATTCCTGTATCAGTTAAAAAACCAGCAGCAACTTCATCATCGTCAGATGATCGCAAACGTTCTTCAGCGAGTACAATGAGTAGTATCAcctcaaaattgaatttgaaatcCAGTAAATTACCTCTTCCAAAACCAAAATTGGTGGTACCAAAAAGTAGCACAAATTCTTCTTCCTCGCGGTTGTCAAGATCTCTTAGTCCAACAACTCGAAAACCCACCAATTTAAGAAGAAAAAGTAGTACAAAATTGGTTAAATCTAAATCATCCCAAAGAATGGTTTCTCCGGAAGTTGTCCATCGAAGCAGAGTTGGTTCAAGATTTTCAAGTCCAGTGAGAGTTGAAGATTTAGCTTATCAACCAATCACTTCACCTTTACCGTGGATTATAAGAGATGTTAGTCCTGATAAACGATTATGGCACGATaggaaatctaaaaataaggCTTTCGTTGTTTTGGATAGACAGGTACATAATAATAGTTGTTGTTGTACTGGAGGTGAGGGTCTTTATAAGGAACAAAGATGGATGCCCTCTTGGTATACACCaacataa